In Ferroacidibacillus organovorans, one DNA window encodes the following:
- a CDS encoding CtsR family transcriptional regulator, which yields MKSTADQIEAYLFKRIEDSENGMIDLQRNELAQLFSCVPSQINYVIATRFTLERGYVIESKRGGGGYIRIRRVTEEAHSELDAIMRAIGSQITQREAEGIVWRLESDGILTAREAKMMRAVLSRDILHMPLPTRDEFRARLFVAMLVAVLTHDGEEME from the coding sequence GTGAAAAGCACGGCTGATCAGATCGAAGCCTATCTCTTCAAGCGGATTGAAGACAGTGAGAACGGTATGATCGATCTACAACGAAATGAATTGGCACAGCTCTTTTCGTGTGTTCCATCCCAGATCAATTACGTGATTGCCACACGCTTTACACTTGAACGTGGGTATGTGATCGAATCAAAGCGTGGTGGCGGAGGGTATATCCGGATCCGCCGGGTGACGGAGGAGGCGCACTCTGAACTCGATGCGATCATGCGCGCCATCGGCTCGCAAATCACGCAGCGCGAAGCGGAAGGCATTGTGTGGCGTTTGGAGTCAGACGGCATTCTCACGGCGCGGGAGGCAAAGATGATGCGTGCGGTGCTATCAAGGGACATCCTTCACATGCCGCTTCCCACGCGCGATGAGTTTCGGGCACGCCTCTTTGTGGCGATGTTGGTCGCCGTTTTAACCCATGACGGTGAAGAAATGGAATAG
- a CDS encoding protein arginine kinase — protein MSLEDYLAQNSATWLKDDGPESDIVISSRVRIARNLRGRVFPMLATDQDKQEILEAAARAAKHGALSRLGPFEMFAMRDLSEVDQQVLVEKHLISPGLIESSGGAVLLRPDEEVSIMVNEEDHLRIQCLLPGYQLETTYRLADQLDDGLEEMVDYAFDEEKGYLTACPTNVGTGMRASIMMHLPVLVMTGHINRILSAVTHVGLAVRGIYGEGSDALGNLFQISNQITLGQTEQEIIGNLHGVARQLINHERTARQHLLQANRVLLEDRVCRSFGILAYARQIDSKEALSRLSDVRLGIDLGVIRGVSAGILKELMVATQPGSLQKSAGHTMTAEERDVRRAALIRDRLRADPSSSLS, from the coding sequence ATGTCTCTAGAAGACTACCTTGCGCAAAACTCTGCAACGTGGTTGAAGGATGATGGTCCCGAATCAGATATTGTCATCAGCAGTCGCGTGCGCATCGCGCGGAATTTGCGCGGACGCGTGTTCCCGATGCTGGCGACAGATCAAGACAAGCAAGAGATTCTTGAGGCGGCGGCACGTGCAGCAAAGCACGGAGCGCTTTCTCGACTAGGGCCATTTGAAATGTTCGCGATGCGCGATCTGTCAGAGGTTGATCAACAAGTTCTCGTGGAGAAGCACTTGATTAGTCCGGGGCTAATCGAGTCATCGGGCGGCGCTGTCCTTTTGCGACCAGATGAGGAAGTAAGCATTATGGTCAATGAAGAGGATCATTTGCGGATTCAGTGTCTGCTTCCTGGTTATCAACTTGAAACGACGTACCGTTTGGCCGATCAACTGGACGATGGGCTCGAGGAAATGGTCGATTACGCGTTTGATGAAGAGAAAGGCTATTTGACCGCTTGTCCGACAAACGTCGGGACAGGGATGCGAGCGTCGATCATGATGCACCTGCCTGTTCTTGTGATGACAGGGCATATTAACCGGATCTTGTCTGCTGTCACGCATGTGGGACTGGCTGTACGCGGAATCTATGGCGAGGGCAGTGACGCGCTCGGGAATCTCTTTCAGATCTCCAATCAGATCACGCTTGGTCAGACCGAACAAGAGATCATTGGAAACCTGCACGGTGTCGCGCGCCAGTTGATCAACCACGAGCGGACGGCGCGCCAACATCTATTGCAGGCCAACCGCGTATTGCTTGAAGACCGCGTGTGCCGTTCGTTTGGCATTCTTGCGTATGCGCGTCAGATTGACTCAAAAGAGGCGCTCTCGCGGCTTTCAGACGTGCGTCTTGGAATCGATCTTGGCGTCATTCGCGGCGTTTCCGCAGGGATTCTCAAAGAGCTGATGGTTGCGACGCAACCGGGTTCTTTGCAAAAGTCGGCGGGTCACACGATGACTGCAGAAGAGCGCGATGTTCGCCGCGCTGCCTTGATTCGCGATCGGCTGCGCGCCGATCCATCGAGTTCGCTGTCATAA
- a CDS encoding HAD family hydrolase has translation MRRQGVLYIFDMDGTLFQTEVLAVQAFRRTFDGLWLRGVMPVPAVNDETIVGTFGRVHEEIWEVLYGRSLTKDELEVADALLLEEELDLLEKGQGKLYDCVESTLETLTKEGAICAVASNGQQRYIEGIAKHFGIVHHFKAGLLSAGGMRVSKKADLVGMLLRDVVHERAVMVGDRLSDIEAGNAHGIHTVACRYGFGTIEEWRLADDQIHRFDEILDLTPHERRIMITP, from the coding sequence ATGAGGCGACAGGGCGTTCTTTACATCTTTGATATGGATGGAACGTTGTTTCAGACAGAGGTGCTTGCTGTCCAGGCTTTTCGGAGAACGTTTGACGGGCTTTGGCTGCGTGGGGTCATGCCTGTGCCTGCCGTAAACGATGAAACGATTGTGGGAACCTTTGGACGTGTCCATGAAGAAATTTGGGAAGTGTTATATGGTCGGTCTTTGACTAAGGACGAACTGGAAGTGGCTGACGCGCTTCTTCTTGAAGAAGAGCTTGACTTGTTAGAAAAGGGGCAAGGAAAACTTTATGACTGTGTGGAAAGCACCTTGGAAACACTGACAAAGGAAGGCGCAATTTGTGCCGTTGCAAGCAATGGGCAGCAACGTTACATAGAGGGTATTGCAAAGCATTTCGGGATTGTACACCACTTCAAAGCGGGACTCCTGAGTGCGGGGGGGATGCGCGTATCAAAAAAGGCGGATCTTGTCGGCATGCTGCTAAGAGATGTTGTGCATGAACGCGCTGTTATGGTAGGTGATCGTCTCTCAGACATCGAGGCGGGCAATGCACACGGCATTCACACCGTTGCATGTCGCTACGGGTTTGGAACGATCGAGGAATGGCGCTTGGCTGACGATCAGATTCATCGTTTTGACGAAATTTTAGATTTGACACCGCATGAGCGCCGTATTATGATTACACCATAA
- a CDS encoding UvrB/UvrC motif-containing protein encodes MMCEQCGNRPATVHFTEIVQGEKNEYHLCETCAKEKGYAAYQFMAGAFSVNQLLSGLMNLDPAVKQRAASSQTRCESCGLTFSQFSQIGRFGCEHCYEAFAPGLDPMLKKIQSSSQHVGKIPKRQGGAIAHRRELIRLRQELQAHIKEERFEEAARLRDQIRALEMRVSE; translated from the coding sequence ATGATGTGCGAGCAGTGTGGAAATCGCCCGGCGACGGTTCATTTTACCGAAATCGTGCAGGGTGAAAAGAATGAATACCACCTCTGTGAGACCTGCGCAAAAGAAAAGGGATACGCTGCATATCAGTTTATGGCAGGCGCATTTTCGGTCAATCAACTGTTGTCTGGACTCATGAACCTTGACCCCGCTGTGAAGCAGCGCGCCGCGTCATCGCAGACGCGTTGCGAATCGTGCGGCCTTACATTCTCGCAGTTTTCACAGATTGGGCGGTTTGGGTGTGAGCATTGCTATGAGGCGTTCGCGCCGGGGCTTGATCCAATGCTGAAAAAAATTCAGAGTTCCAGTCAACACGTGGGTAAGATTCCAAAGCGTCAGGGTGGCGCCATCGCGCATCGACGAGAATTGATACGACTGCGCCAAGAACTCCAGGCGCACATAAAAGAAGAGCGATTTGAAGAAGCGGCGCGCCTGCGCGATCAAATTCGGGCGCTTGAGATGCGAGTAAGTGAGTAA